From Maylandia zebra isolate NMK-2024a linkage group LG11, Mzebra_GT3a, whole genome shotgun sequence, one genomic window encodes:
- the LOC101474349 gene encoding uncharacterized protein LOC101474349 gives MTADTPVCSPASSHSSHSSPACPPECHRHLRKSKALQTKLPLASAPGWWLLLGVMVVLVGMSVAVAGYVSAEPKPVGRRGTTPVDRMKLAGPVVMGVGLFIFICAATLLYENRDREVCRREKPDDLEDLKGGSFCEDSQEQPSFGCHEQWECKEGEQGSWAAPAHILPLSDPPLPHLNRHSISSRASEPPPPDAQGKDKEDEDRNEEEKEGRSTLLARVLHHQEPTPHPSSPCLSISHSPVFSDSCNSSEINFNVRTDPSVPPQL, from the coding sequence ATGACAGCTGACACTCCAGTCTGCAGCCCTGCCTCTTCCCACTCTTCCCActcctcacctgcctgcccccCGGAGTGCCACAGACACCTGAGGAAAAGCAAAGCCCTCCAAACCAAACTGCCCCTGGCTTCTGCCCCAGGTTGGTGGCTCCTGCTGGGTGTAATGGTGGTGCTGGTGGGGATGAGTGTTGCAGTGGCGGGCTACGTCTCTGCAGAACCGAAGCCCGTGGGGCGGCGTGGCACCACCCCCGTGGACAGGATGAAACTGGCTGGCCCCGTGGTAATGGGAGTTGgcctcttcatcttcatctgcGCCGCCACGCTGCTGTACGAGAACCGGGACCGTGAAGTCTGCAGGCGAGAGAAACCTGACGACCTGGAGGATCTGAAGGGAGGAAGCTTTTGTGAAGATTCCCAAGAGCAGCCCAGCTTCGGGTGCCACGAGCAGTGGGAGTGTAAAGAAGGAGAACAGGGATCCTGGGCCGCTCCAGCCCACATACTCCCCCTCTCagaccctcctcttcctcatttgaACAGACACAGCATTAGCAGCAGAGCCTCAGAGCCACCTCCTCCGGACGCACAAGGTAAAGATAAAGAGGACGAAGACAGGAatgaggaggagaaggaaggaAGGTCAACCCTGCTGGCCCGAGTTCTGCACCACCAGGAGCCAACTCCTCACCCTTCCTCCCCCTGCCTGTCCATCTCTCACTCCCCCGTCTTCTCAGACTCCTGCAACTCTAGTGAAATCAACTTCAACGTACGGACAGACCCTTCTGTGCCGCCTCAACTCTGA